The genomic DNA TCGATTCCATCATGGAAACAGTTTCGAGTGGCGACAAAGTGACCCTGGTTGGCTTTGGCACGTTTGAGCTACGGGAGCGCAAAGAACGGGAAGGACGCAATCCTAAAACGGGAGAAGCGATGACTATCCCTGTGACAAAGGTGCCAGCGTTCTCTGCGGGCAAGCAGTTCAAGGAGTCTGTTGCCGGATGAACTGCTGATAGACTAAGTGAGGCAAAAGAACGGCTCTCTGCCTTGCTTGGCTGAGCGATCGAGTCCTATTACCCTAGTCTTGCGATCGATTGAATCTTCATTGGCTCAATCCCTTGTAAGGGATGTGATCGTCTCAGACAAAGGGAGTTGATGAGTTCGTGTATGAAGGGACAGCGTTAAACGCTGAGGTTGCAGTACCACAATCTCATCCCCTTAATATAAATGCCCCTTAATCGGGGCAATCGGAGGAAATAGAAGTATTCATAGCGGTTTTGATACTTTTATCTTCACTCGCTGCCATTCTGATTCCAGATTGGCGCAGGATTTGTTTTGTCAGATTTTGATATCCCTTCACCCTGGCACGATCGCTGAGCCGTCCCTCGAAGCTTCTCGCCTGATTAGCTTGGAGAGAGGGCATTGGCGCAAAGTGGATTTAGTGTTCAAGGGGGTAACCGGATCAGGCAAAGTTCAATAAATAAGCGACAATCCTACGGCGATTGTCGCAGACTGAGCGAAGTTACTCGACCTCTGCTTGGGGCTACCTCAATTCCCCACACCTTTAGGGCATCGGCTTAGCAGGAAGAGTACAAATTTTTGCGATCGACTGTTCAGTCACGGTTGGAAATGAAGGTTGGGTGGAGTCGGAAAGGTTCATTTGCAGGCGTTGCCAACCTCGGAACCGTGGATCTCCTTCGGTCTCTCGCACATATTGATATAGTTGAGTCGCACCACAATCTGCATGTAACACTTGAAATTCTAGAACCCCTCCACAGGCTGTTCCTTGCATCCCTCGACTGATTTTTGCGGTCGTGAAGCGGCTGTTGCCTTGTTCATACACATCGGTTGGGTCAATGTAATAGCCACAGGCTCCCCGATCGTCCCCTAACCACAGCGTGTATTTCTGGTCGTTTAGATAGCTGAAGAACGGGTCTAAATCAGGAGGTGACTGCTGTTGCGCGACCTGCACAGGCAGGGCAGTAGCACGACTCATCCACGTCGTCACGCACAGGGTCAACAGAGGACAAAGAAGAAACCGCAGCAGACTCATGGGCTGAATGGAGAGCAAGGGTCTTAGCTGGAAGCAAAACTTGGCTATCAAGCAACCAGTGTACTGCCTTCAGGCTTTCAGAAAAATCTCCTCAAATCTCCACAGCAAGTAGCCAGTCCAGCCCTTCGCGTAACTCCAGCCGCTACTGAGGACAAAAATGTAGTCCCTGAGCAAGCTGCCTGGCAGCAACGGAGGGCTTTCGGTTCACTTCTCCCACCTAGATGTCCAGGAGGTCCCATACCACCCGACTGCTCGACCAAATCGCTCTTCGTTAATCGTCCGAACTCCCAGGCTGGGAGATGAATCACAACTGAGTTGACGCCAAATCTGTTTTTGAGCACTAAAGCCAAAGCGACCGTTACTCGCTTCACTCCAAACTCGATCGATCGCCAGGAGTGCCTGAGGCGGTAAGCCCTTGATATCCTCCGAACGCAGCCAGCCTTCCTGCTGTCGTTGTGCCAGTTGTAATAGAAGTTGGGTTGTCTCAAGGTCAGCTTCCTGCAACTTACCTTGCTCTAACAATTGTCTCAGTCTGCCGCAGTCTAAGCTGCCAGGATTAATATGTGTGATGTTCTCACGCTGAGCAACTTCAGGGGTTAAGCTAGCTTGTCCCGCTTGCTGTAGGGACTTCTCTGCGGCACTGGACTGGCTCAGGCGTTGAGGCAGCAGTCCCAGTTCCTGCTTAAGCTGATAAAGTTCATGTTCAACTTCCAGCGATCGAAACTGATTGTCCAATTGAGCAAGACTGCTGGCGCGTGTCTTTGAGCGAACCTGATGGTTAGGATCAACAGTGATTTGCTGCTTCAGTTCCTCCAGTTCACACTGCACTTCATAATCTCTCCAGGCTTGCTCATACCAATCGATGATGGGAGAGCCGGGATCACGACCACTGAGACTATCGAGGAGCAATAAAGCCCCAACGACTGGCAGAGCGTTCATGACGAAGAGTCCAGCCTTCATGCTGCCCAGTCCCACCCAGGCAGCAGTGGCACTAGCGTGGGCTGCTCCATGCAGCGTTCCGATCGCAGTACCAGTTTTTGCAACTCCAACCGCGCTTGCCGCAGTGTTAATGATGGGATTACTCAGAACAAAAGCTGCTCCAACAACCGTTTCCTTCTGCATGGCTCGGCTTTCCCTAATCTTTGTTTGCTGTCAGACGATCGGTTAGATGCAGAAATTAGCTCAGTGTTTCTATATCTCCCATTGTGTGGCATGAAAGCG from Leptolyngbya ohadii IS1 includes the following:
- a CDS encoding HU family DNA-binding protein gives rise to the protein MNKGGLVDQVAEKANVSKKQAEAVLAATIDSIMETVSSGDKVTLVGFGTFELRERKEREGRNPKTGEAMTIPVTKVPAFSAGKQFKESVAG
- a CDS encoding GUN4 domain-containing protein; translation: MQKETVVGAAFVLSNPIINTAASAVGVAKTGTAIGTLHGAAHASATAAWVGLGSMKAGLFVMNALPVVGALLLLDSLSGRDPGSPIIDWYEQAWRDYEVQCELEELKQQITVDPNHQVRSKTRASSLAQLDNQFRSLEVEHELYQLKQELGLLPQRLSQSSAAEKSLQQAGQASLTPEVAQRENITHINPGSLDCGRLRQLLEQGKLQEADLETTQLLLQLAQRQQEGWLRSEDIKGLPPQALLAIDRVWSEASNGRFGFSAQKQIWRQLSCDSSPSLGVRTINEERFGRAVGWYGTSWTSRWEK